A region from the Peromyscus maniculatus bairdii isolate BWxNUB_F1_BW_parent chromosome 5, HU_Pman_BW_mat_3.1, whole genome shotgun sequence genome encodes:
- the Ninj1 gene encoding ninjurin-1, which yields MESGAEEHELNGDLRPDFPGSPDASPPRWGWRNRPINVNHYANKKSAAESMLDIALLMANASQLKAVVEQGHDFAFFVPLVVLISISLVLQIGVGVLLIFLVKYDLNNPAKHAKLDFLNNLATGLVFIIVVVNIFITAFGVQKPVMDVAPRQ from the exons ATGGAGTCGGGCGCCGAGGAGCACGAGCTCAACGGCGACCTGCGCCCGGACTTCCCCGGTTCCCCCGACGCCTCG CCACCCCGCTGGGGTTGGAGGAACCGGCCCATCAATGTAAACCATTACGCCAACAAGAAGAGCGCAGCAGAGAGCATGCTGGACATTGCGCTGCTCATGGCCAACGCATCGCAGCTGAAGGCCGTGGTGGAACAGGGTCATGACTTTGCCTTCTTTGTGCCTCTCGTGGTCCTCATCTCCATCTCTCTCGTGCTGCAGATCGGAGTGGGCGTGCTTCTCATCTTCCTGG TCAAGTACGACCTTAACAACCCAGCCAAGCATGCCAAGCTGGACTTCCTTAACAACCTGGCCACAGGACTAGTATTCATCATCGTGGTGGTCAACATCTTCATTACGGCCTTTGGGGTCCAGAAGCCTGTAATGGACGTGGCACCCCGGCAGTAG